Proteins from a single region of Crassaminicella profunda:
- a CDS encoding ABC-F family ATP-binding cassette domain-containing protein — MSILTVKNLSHGFGDRAIFNNVSFRLLKGEHIGLMGANGEGKSTFMNIITGKLEPDEGQIEWSKRVRVGYLDQHTILERGLTIRDVLRDAFKYLFDLETEMNEICDKMAEATPEELEKMLEDMGSIQDILTNNDFYMIDSKIEEIGRGLGLRDIGLEKDVHDLSGGQRTKVLLAKLLLEKPDILLLDEPTNYLDEVHIEWLKRYLQEYENAFILISHDIPFLNSVINLIYHMENQELNRYVGDYNNFIKIYEAKKQQIEAAYKKQQQEIAALEDFVARNKARVATRNMAMSRQKKLDKMEKIELTREKPKPEFNFKKSRTSGKLIFETKNLVIGYNEPLSKPLNLRMERGQKIALIGANGLGKTTLLKSILGEIKSISGSVELGDYLHIGYFEQEIKEANYKTCIEEVWEEFPSYTQFEIRSALAKCGLTTKHIESKVVVLSGGEQAKVRLCKLINKETNLLILDEPTNHLDIDAKEELKRALQAYNGSILLICHEPDFYNDVVTDIWNCESWTTKIV, encoded by the coding sequence ATGAGTATTTTAACAGTAAAAAATTTAAGCCATGGATTTGGAGACCGTGCCATTTTTAACAATGTCTCCTTCCGACTTTTAAAAGGTGAACACATTGGCCTTATGGGCGCTAACGGTGAAGGTAAATCTACTTTCATGAATATCATAACAGGAAAACTAGAACCTGATGAAGGACAAATCGAATGGTCAAAGAGAGTTCGCGTTGGCTATCTTGATCAACATACTATCCTTGAGAGGGGACTAACTATCCGAGATGTCTTAAGAGATGCATTTAAATACCTCTTCGACCTTGAAACTGAAATGAATGAAATCTGCGATAAAATGGCTGAAGCTACTCCTGAAGAGTTGGAAAAAATGCTTGAAGATATGGGCTCCATCCAAGATATTTTAACCAATAATGACTTTTATATGATCGATTCTAAAATTGAAGAAATTGGTAGAGGCTTGGGATTAAGGGATATCGGTCTTGAAAAAGATGTTCATGACCTTAGCGGTGGACAAAGAACAAAGGTTCTTCTTGCAAAGCTGCTCCTTGAAAAACCAGATATTCTTCTTTTAGACGAACCTACAAATTATTTAGATGAAGTGCATATAGAATGGTTAAAACGTTATCTTCAGGAATATGAGAATGCTTTTATTCTAATTTCTCACGATATTCCATTCCTAAATAGTGTAATCAATCTAATATATCATATGGAAAATCAGGAATTAAACCGCTATGTAGGGGACTATAACAATTTTATAAAGATTTATGAAGCCAAAAAACAACAAATAGAAGCTGCATACAAAAAACAACAGCAAGAGATTGCAGCCCTTGAGGATTTCGTTGCAAGAAACAAAGCCAGAGTTGCTACTAGAAATATGGCCATGTCCAGACAAAAAAAGCTTGATAAAATGGAAAAAATCGAGCTTACAAGAGAAAAACCAAAACCAGAATTTAATTTCAAAAAATCTAGAACTTCTGGTAAGCTGATTTTTGAAACAAAGAATCTTGTCATCGGATATAATGAACCCCTTTCTAAACCTTTGAATCTTCGCATGGAAAGAGGACAAAAAATTGCATTGATTGGAGCCAATGGACTTGGAAAAACTACACTTCTAAAGAGTATTCTAGGAGAAATCAAATCTATTTCCGGTTCCGTTGAACTAGGAGATTACCTACACATTGGCTATTTTGAGCAGGAAATTAAAGAAGCAAACTACAAGACATGTATTGAAGAAGTATGGGAAGAGTTTCCATCCTACACTCAATTTGAAATTCGTTCCGCCCTTGCAAAATGCGGTTTAACAACAAAACATATAGAAAGTAAGGTTGTTGTGTTAAGTGGTGGAGAACAAGCTAAAGTACGTCTATGTAAACTCATCAATAAAGAAACCAATTTACTCATTCTAGACGAACCAACAAATCATCTAGACATAGATGCAAAAGAAGAGCTTAAACGTGCCCTTCAAGCATATAATGGTAGCATCCTTCTTATATGCCACGAACCGGATTTTTATAATGATGTGGTAACAGATATCTGGAATTGTGAATCCTGGACAACTAAGATTGTATAA
- a CDS encoding GntR family transcriptional regulator, whose product MKLKHGSTSQITTIKDQVYNIIKENILNGNFKPGEKLQEKKIAEQLNVSRSPVREAIKELIGEGLLESIPNKSISVKKLSKKDIIDVFEFRTVIEKYAINKTILNLTEEKIKILDELLEELEESYHSKDLTEYCRIDVKIHDVIIYMSENMVVYNAIKNIFSLIQPFRVISLHSKKRFENSFIEHKEIIKAIKEKDFERAWSVNSTHLNLAKEQIIEHLIKEESK is encoded by the coding sequence ATGAAGTTAAAACATGGTAGTACTAGTCAAATTACTACGATTAAAGATCAAGTTTATAATATAATCAAAGAAAATATTTTGAATGGAAATTTTAAGCCAGGAGAGAAATTACAGGAGAAGAAAATTGCTGAACAGTTAAATGTCAGTCGTTCTCCTGTAAGAGAAGCTATAAAAGAATTAATTGGAGAAGGACTCTTAGAGAGCATTCCTAATAAAAGTATTTCTGTTAAGAAATTAAGTAAAAAAGATATTATAGATGTATTTGAATTTAGAACTGTAATTGAAAAGTATGCAATAAACAAGACCATTTTAAATCTTACAGAAGAAAAAATAAAAATATTGGATGAGCTTCTTGAAGAATTAGAAGAAAGTTATCATTCAAAAGATTTAACTGAATATTGTCGAATAGATGTAAAAATACATGATGTAATTATTTATATGAGTGAAAATATGGTAGTTTATAATGCAATCAAAAATATTTTTTCACTAATACAACCCTTTAGGGTGATTTCATTACATAGTAAAAAAAGATTTGAGAATTCTTTTATAGAACATAAAGAAATCATAAAAGCGATAAAAGAAAAAGATTTTGAAAGGGCTTGGAGTGTGAATTCAACACATTTAAATCTAGCAAAGGAACAAATCATAGAACATCTTATAAAAGAAGAATCTAAATAA
- a CDS encoding methyl-accepting chemotaxis protein, translating into MTWKHQVPQYLCEKIVRILHKVTNNDIQFIGEHGEIIATTQSDRLGTIHGVVKKVMLGETDCSYVTEEMAKNMKGVLPGYAGPIEMNGKRIGCIGITGDPAMVKKLQEMAAIIVVEEIKKNEVVMKKQQIIDKVARKIQEISAAIQEISAGAEEIASTSQYLEKTGKKLEIYINDINNILKFIKNIADQTNLLGLNAAIEAARSGKHGRGFAVVAEEVRKLSIHSTNSLKEVNQVIEEIKHAILDTTQGVHQNSCTTNEQALGLQQISENISEIQNQVMNLVE; encoded by the coding sequence ATGACATGGAAACATCAAGTACCTCAATATTTGTGTGAAAAAATTGTTCGAATATTACATAAGGTAACCAATAATGATATTCAGTTTATTGGAGAACATGGAGAAATAATAGCAACTACTCAATCAGATAGATTAGGGACTATACATGGAGTTGTTAAAAAAGTGATGTTAGGAGAAACGGATTGCTCTTATGTAACAGAAGAAATGGCTAAAAATATGAAAGGGGTTCTTCCTGGTTACGCAGGTCCTATTGAAATGAATGGTAAAAGGATTGGTTGTATAGGAATCACAGGAGATCCAGCTATGGTTAAAAAGCTACAAGAAATGGCTGCAATTATAGTAGTTGAAGAAATTAAAAAAAATGAAGTTGTTATGAAAAAACAGCAAATTATTGATAAAGTAGCTAGGAAGATTCAAGAAATATCAGCTGCTATCCAAGAAATATCAGCTGGAGCTGAAGAGATTGCTAGTACTAGCCAATATCTAGAAAAAACAGGGAAGAAACTAGAAATTTATATTAATGATATTAATAATATTTTAAAATTTATAAAGAATATTGCAGATCAGACCAATCTATTAGGATTAAATGCTGCTATTGAAGCAGCTCGCAGTGGAAAACATGGTCGTGGATTTGCTGTGGTAGCAGAAGAGGTTCGAAAGCTTTCTATCCATTCAACTAATTCTTTAAAAGAAGTTAATCAAGTAATAGAAGAAATTAAACATGCTATTTTAGATACTACACAAGGCGTGCATCAAAATTCTTGTACTACTAATGAACAAGCACTAGGATTGCAACAAATATCTGAAAATATTTCAGAAATTCAAAATCAGGTTATGAATTTGGTCGAATAA
- the asnA gene encoding aspartate--ammonia ligase: MERLMIPKGYDPKLGLRQTEVAIKQVKDYFETKLAESLNLTRVSAPLFVIPETGMNDNLNGVERPVAFDVKGIGGKVVEIVHSLAKWKRMALYRYGFSVGEGLYTDMNAIRRDEDLDNLHSIYVDQWDWEKVIAKEDRTEETLKSIVRDLYKVFKSTESYVCSLYDQYEAFLPEEISFITTQELEDRYPEFTPKEREHAIAKEKGAVFIMKIGGALKSGEPHDGRAPDYDDWELNGDIIFWNPVLEIGLELSSMGIRVDKKSLEKQLKIADCEDRKGFEFHQLLLEEKLPFTVGGGIGQSRICMFFLQKAHIGEVQAAIWQPDVIEACKKANIHLL; encoded by the coding sequence ATGGAAAGATTAATGATCCCTAAAGGATATGATCCAAAACTAGGTCTTAGACAAACAGAAGTAGCAATTAAACAGGTAAAAGATTATTTTGAAACAAAATTAGCAGAAAGTTTGAACTTAACGAGAGTATCAGCACCATTATTTGTCATCCCTGAAACAGGAATGAACGATAACTTAAACGGAGTAGAAAGACCTGTAGCTTTTGATGTAAAAGGAATTGGTGGAAAAGTTGTGGAAATTGTACATTCATTAGCAAAGTGGAAGCGTATGGCATTATATAGATATGGTTTTTCAGTTGGAGAAGGGCTATATACAGATATGAATGCTATTCGTAGAGATGAAGATTTAGATAACCTACATTCTATTTATGTAGATCAATGGGATTGGGAGAAAGTTATTGCAAAAGAAGATAGAACAGAAGAAACTTTAAAAAGTATTGTAAGAGATTTATATAAAGTATTCAAAAGTACAGAAAGCTATGTATGTAGTTTATATGATCAATATGAAGCTTTTTTACCAGAGGAAATTAGCTTTATTACTACACAAGAATTAGAAGATAGGTATCCTGAATTTACACCAAAAGAAAGAGAACATGCTATTGCAAAAGAAAAAGGTGCCGTATTTATTATGAAAATTGGGGGTGCATTAAAATCAGGAGAGCCACATGATGGTAGAGCACCAGATTATGATGATTGGGAATTAAATGGAGATATAATTTTTTGGAACCCAGTACTAGAAATTGGTCTTGAATTATCTTCTATGGGAATTCGTGTAGATAAGAAAAGCTTAGAAAAACAATTAAAAATTGCAGACTGTGAAGATCGTAAAGGATTTGAGTTTCATCAATTATTATTAGAAGAAAAATTACCGTTTACTGTAGGTGGAGGAATTGGACAATCAAGAATTTGTATGTTCTTCTTGCAAAAGGCCCATATTGGTGAGGTACAAGCAGCAATATGGCAACCAGATGTAATCGAAGCTTGTAAAAAAGCAAATATTCATTTACTATAA
- a CDS encoding putative manganese-dependent inorganic diphosphatase, translated as MCTFIFGHKNPDTDSVASTITFSYLKNQLGKSTIPCVLGNINKESEYVLNYFHQPTPTLIENVKTQVKDLNYDKIATISPDSSILSAYQLMGNSNQRMLPVVDENNKLLGIITMKDIAMGLIQGDFYHLHTSLSNIIDALNGKLLTGKNKIVKGNISVIAFYYKTIKDSLNEEKIIIVGDRYDIIEHAIHSDVKLIIVTGNKEVPNHYLNLAREKDISIISVPIDTYTTSKLINQCNYISSIMKKSGIIKFHEYEYLEDVKEEIINTNHINYPIVDDQNTFLGFINRKHILKPGRKKVILVDHNEYSQSAEGLNEADVLEIIDHHKLGDICTTSPINFRNMPVGSTCTIIHQIFKEQNIDIPYNMAGILLSGILSDTLFFRSPTTTNLDKQSIAELNVILNLDIEKFAMEMFKAGTSLEGQSIEEIFYKDFKEFVLEGQKAGIGQVFTLDIEDVLNRKEEFIDFIDKVHHNKDYFLTLLLITDLLKEGSYLLFKCNHHTFMASTFGVSSKQGVFAKNILSRKKQVVPKISEALSMIK; from the coding sequence ATGTGCACTTTTATATTCGGACATAAAAATCCTGATACCGACTCCGTAGCTTCAACCATTACCTTTTCATATTTAAAAAATCAATTAGGTAAGTCTACTATTCCTTGTGTATTAGGAAATATAAACAAAGAATCAGAATATGTATTAAATTATTTTCATCAACCCACTCCAACTCTTATAGAAAACGTAAAAACACAAGTAAAAGATTTAAATTATGATAAGATAGCAACCATTTCTCCTGACTCTTCTATTCTCAGTGCCTATCAATTAATGGGAAATAGCAACCAAAGAATGCTTCCTGTAGTCGATGAAAATAATAAACTCTTAGGGATTATCACTATGAAAGATATTGCTATGGGATTAATTCAAGGAGATTTTTATCATCTTCATACATCTCTTTCCAATATCATTGATGCTTTAAATGGGAAACTCCTAACAGGAAAAAATAAGATTGTAAAGGGAAATATCTCTGTCATTGCTTTTTATTATAAAACCATAAAGGATAGCTTAAATGAAGAAAAAATCATTATCGTAGGAGATCGCTATGATATTATTGAGCATGCTATCCATTCAGACGTAAAACTAATTATTGTTACAGGAAATAAAGAAGTTCCTAACCATTATTTAAATTTAGCTCGTGAAAAAGATATATCTATTATCTCAGTTCCCATAGATACCTATACTACATCAAAGCTGATTAATCAATGTAATTATATATCTTCCATCATGAAAAAATCAGGTATTATCAAATTTCATGAGTATGAATATTTAGAAGATGTCAAAGAAGAAATTATTAACACAAATCATATCAACTATCCTATTGTAGATGATCAAAACACTTTTTTAGGTTTTATCAATCGAAAACATATTTTAAAACCTGGCCGTAAAAAAGTAATCCTAGTAGATCATAACGAATATAGTCAAAGTGCAGAGGGTCTAAACGAAGCAGACGTACTAGAAATCATTGATCATCACAAATTAGGAGATATTTGTACTACAAGTCCAATAAACTTTAGAAATATGCCTGTTGGAAGCACTTGTACCATCATACATCAAATATTTAAAGAACAAAATATAGACATTCCTTATAATATGGCAGGAATACTCCTATCAGGTATCTTATCAGATACATTATTTTTTAGATCTCCTACCACCACAAACTTAGATAAACAATCTATAGCAGAATTAAATGTTATTTTAAATTTAGATATAGAAAAGTTTGCAATGGAAATGTTTAAAGCAGGAACTTCCCTTGAAGGACAAAGTATAGAAGAAATATTCTACAAAGATTTCAAAGAATTTGTTTTAGAAGGTCAAAAGGCAGGGATTGGACAAGTCTTTACCTTAGATATTGAAGATGTGTTAAATAGGAAAGAAGAATTTATTGATTTTATAGATAAAGTTCATCATAACAAGGATTATTTTTTAACTTTGCTTTTAATTACAGATTTACTAAAAGAAGGCTCCTATCTTTTATTTAAGTGCAATCATCATACCTTTATGGCTTCTACCTTTGGAGTATCCTCTAAACAAGGGGTATTTGCTAAAAATATACTTTCTCGAAAAAAACAAGTAGTTCCAAAAATTTCAGAAGCCTTAAGTATGATCAAGTAA
- a CDS encoding flavodoxin family protein, with protein MAKIIAFSGSTVKSGVLEKAMEQVLKSTGEEWELVRLNTLNMNYCTGCVGCASTNRCVLKDDMNEILEKILEADAILLGGVARFGKLNAVTKTFIERLFPLIHRKMLTKGKIAAAVAGGFFHQETVKDEVTSIFQIFNMEEVGVLTIDGNASCFKCGYGETCDYSAFRAKYGQQAKITDDVFYVFDEDKETVERATLLGKKIAEAIKQKA; from the coding sequence ATGGCAAAAATTATTGCATTTAGTGGAAGTACAGTGAAATCAGGGGTTCTTGAAAAAGCAATGGAACAAGTTTTAAAGTCTACAGGAGAAGAATGGGAATTAGTTAGATTAAATACGCTTAATATGAACTATTGTACTGGATGCGTAGGATGTGCAAGCACAAATCGTTGTGTTTTGAAAGATGATATGAATGAAATATTAGAGAAGATTCTAGAAGCAGATGCAATTCTTTTAGGTGGAGTTGCTAGATTTGGAAAGTTGAATGCAGTAACAAAAACATTTATTGAAAGACTGTTTCCTTTAATCCATAGAAAAATGTTAACAAAAGGAAAAATAGCTGCAGCAGTAGCAGGAGGTTTCTTTCATCAAGAGACAGTAAAAGATGAGGTAACATCTATTTTCCAAATATTCAACATGGAAGAAGTTGGGGTGCTTACAATAGATGGAAATGCTTCATGCTTTAAATGTGGTTATGGTGAAACTTGTGATTACAGTGCATTCCGTGCAAAATATGGTCAACAAGCAAAAATTACAGATGATGTTTTTTATGTTTTTGATGAGGACAAAGAAACAGTAGAAAGAGCAACGTTATTAGGTAAAAAAATAGCTGAAGCAATTAAGCAAAAAGCCTAA
- a CDS encoding solute:sodium symporter family transporter yields the protein MSLLAVVSFIFFTGLVAVISWWVTRGDDLDTQDGYFLGGRSLTGVVIAGSLMLTNLSTEQMVGLNGQSYMTTMCVMAWEATAAFALVCMALIFLPKYLKSGITTIPDFLEERYDAKTRQIISVLFLIGYVVTYLPTVLYSGALVLNGIFDVPGLLGISQFQALWITVWAIGIVGSIYAIFGGLKAVAVSDTLNGVGLLIGGLLIPIFGLIVLGHGSISEGLNTLLTVHPEKLNAIAPADAKSPLIPWPVLFTGLFFNNLFYWCTNQSIVQRTFGAKNLAEGQKGVLGAGVLKLLGPFFLVLPGIIAFHLYGNTLTNGDMAYPTLVSDVLPKPLLGFFAAVLFGAILSSFNSALNSSVTLFTLNVYRPIFNSEASDFELVKIGKKFGTVLAVISMIIAPFIIYAPSGLFGYLQECFGFYNVPILAAIVVGFYTKRVPAIAPKIALLAHVVLYTASKFVAGDVHFLYVLGVLFPVNVLIMLAVGKIMPRETAFVQEYTKQVDITPWKYAKPVAFVVVAMMVVIYAVFSKIGIAA from the coding sequence GTGAGCTTATTAGCAGTAGTGTCGTTTATATTTTTTACAGGATTAGTTGCAGTTATATCATGGTGGGTGACTCGTGGAGATGACTTAGATACACAGGATGGTTATTTCCTAGGAGGTAGAAGTTTAACAGGCGTGGTTATTGCAGGTTCATTGATGCTTACTAATTTATCAACAGAGCAAATGGTAGGATTAAATGGACAAAGTTATATGACAACTATGTGTGTAATGGCTTGGGAAGCTACTGCTGCCTTTGCATTAGTATGTATGGCTTTGATATTTTTACCTAAATACTTAAAAAGTGGAATTACCACTATACCAGATTTTTTAGAAGAGCGTTATGATGCAAAAACAAGACAAATCATATCTGTATTGTTCTTAATTGGATATGTAGTAACATATTTACCAACAGTATTATATTCTGGGGCGTTAGTATTAAACGGAATATTTGATGTACCAGGATTATTAGGAATCAGTCAGTTCCAAGCATTGTGGATTACTGTTTGGGCAATTGGTATTGTTGGATCTATTTATGCAATTTTTGGAGGCTTAAAGGCGGTTGCTGTTTCAGATACATTAAATGGTGTTGGATTATTAATCGGTGGCTTATTAATTCCGATCTTTGGTTTGATCGTATTAGGACATGGAAGTATTTCTGAAGGATTAAACACTTTATTAACTGTTCATCCAGAAAAGCTAAATGCGATTGCACCAGCAGATGCAAAAAGTCCACTGATTCCATGGCCAGTGCTATTTACCGGTTTATTCTTTAATAACTTATTCTATTGGTGTACAAACCAATCAATTGTTCAGAGAACCTTTGGAGCAAAGAATTTAGCTGAAGGACAAAAAGGAGTTTTAGGGGCTGGAGTACTTAAGTTATTAGGACCTTTCTTCTTAGTATTACCAGGAATCATTGCATTTCACTTATATGGAAATACATTAACAAATGGAGATATGGCATACCCTACACTTGTAAGTGATGTATTACCAAAACCATTATTAGGATTCTTTGCAGCTGTATTATTTGGAGCTATATTAAGTTCATTCAACAGTGCTTTAAATAGTTCAGTAACATTATTTACTTTAAATGTTTATAGACCTATATTTAATTCAGAAGCATCTGACTTTGAATTAGTAAAAATAGGTAAAAAATTTGGAACTGTTTTAGCGGTGATCTCAATGATTATTGCACCATTTATCATTTATGCACCATCAGGATTATTTGGTTATCTACAAGAATGTTTTGGATTTTATAATGTGCCAATATTAGCTGCAATTGTAGTAGGATTCTACACAAAGAGAGTACCTGCTATTGCACCAAAAATAGCACTTTTAGCACATGTAGTTTTATATACAGCATCTAAATTTGTAGCAGGAGATGTACATTTCTTATATGTATTAGGTGTGTTGTTCCCAGTGAATGTATTGATTATGCTTGCTGTTGGAAAAATTATGCCAAGAGAAACAGCTTTTGTACAAGAATATACAAAACAAGTTGATATTACTCCTTGGAAATATGCAAAGCCTGTTGCATTTGTCGTAGTTGCAATGATGGTTGTAATCTACGCAGTATTCTCAAAAATAGGTATTGCTGCTTAA
- the ltaE gene encoding low-specificity L-threonine aldolase, translated as MKRIDLRSDTVTQPTQKMRDAMYNARVGDDVYEDDPTVIELEAYAAQIVGKEAALFVPSGTFGNQLSLFTHCNRGEEVILGEDSHIVTDEVGAASVIAGVQLRTLQSNKGELNPADVKCRIRREEEDIHYPSTGLICMENAHSNGRVISIENMKSIYEIAKEKCVPVHLDGARVFNAAAHLNVDVKEITKYCDSVNFCLSKGLCAPIGSMLAGSKKFIEKAKKKRKLMGGGLRQAGFLAAAGLVALKEMKERLIEDHENAQLLGKELSKIQGIKVALDYIHINMVFFDMSDTGYDADQFVEEMKEKGIIINPPENGSLRFVTNYWVSKEDVDYVLASMKEILSK; from the coding sequence ATGAAAAGAATTGATTTAAGAAGTGATACGGTAACACAGCCTACTCAAAAAATGAGAGATGCAATGTACAATGCACGTGTAGGAGATGATGTTTATGAAGATGATCCAACAGTTATAGAGTTAGAAGCGTATGCAGCACAAATTGTAGGAAAAGAAGCGGCTCTTTTCGTACCAAGTGGTACTTTTGGAAATCAATTATCTTTATTTACACATTGTAATAGAGGAGAAGAAGTAATTTTAGGAGAAGATTCTCATATTGTTACAGATGAAGTAGGAGCTGCTTCTGTAATTGCAGGAGTACAGTTAAGAACCTTACAAAGTAATAAAGGAGAATTAAATCCAGCGGATGTTAAGTGTAGAATAAGAAGAGAAGAGGAAGATATACATTATCCTTCTACAGGACTTATTTGCATGGAAAATGCTCATTCAAATGGAAGAGTAATATCTATAGAAAATATGAAATCAATTTATGAGATTGCAAAAGAAAAGTGTGTTCCTGTCCATTTAGATGGTGCAAGAGTATTTAATGCAGCAGCTCATTTAAATGTAGATGTGAAAGAAATTACAAAGTATTGTGATTCAGTGAATTTTTGCCTTTCAAAAGGACTTTGTGCGCCAATCGGTTCTATGCTAGCTGGAAGTAAGAAATTTATTGAAAAGGCAAAGAAAAAAAGGAAATTAATGGGTGGAGGATTAAGACAAGCAGGGTTCTTGGCAGCAGCAGGACTTGTAGCTTTAAAAGAAATGAAAGAGAGACTCATTGAAGATCATGAAAATGCACAATTACTTGGAAAAGAGCTATCAAAAATACAAGGGATAAAAGTAGCATTAGATTATATACATATTAATATGGTATTCTTTGATATGAGTGATACGGGATATGATGCAGATCAGTTTGTAGAAGAAATGAAAGAGAAAGGAATTATCATCAATCCACCAGAAAACGGAAGTTTAAGATTTGTTACAAATTATTGGGTAAGTAAAGAGGATGTTGATTATGTTTTAGCATCCATGAAGGAGATACTATCTAAATAA
- the larA gene encoding nickel-dependent lactate racemase has translation MRTIKLPYYKEHIDLNIDEKNLKAVLMSNAESYKVKQSQEAIVNEALENPIHCKKLRELAKGKEKVVIITSDHTRPVPSHITLPILLKEIRKGNPNTDITILIATGLHRATTTDEMFKKYGEEVVNNEKMVIHDAFISEDMVKLGTLPSGSNCSINRLAAEADLLVCEGFIEPHFFAGFSGGRKSILPGVSSKETVNANHSARAIAHPLAKTGVLKGNPIHEDMIYAARKVGVDFILNVILDADKNIIEAVAGDVNDAHLKGCEFITKLSGVDKEIADIVITTNGGYPLDQNLYQCPKAISAAVACAKENGVIIMVASCVDGLGGENFGKLMLKGSPKELMEYVTSIPDEETISEQWCVQKFADILLKYKLILVTEYLDYDLIKRMNIIPASTIDEAMKKAYEIQGKDASVTVIPDGVSVIVKE, from the coding sequence TTGAGAACTATAAAATTACCATATTATAAAGAACATATTGATTTAAATATTGATGAAAAAAATTTAAAAGCAGTATTAATGTCAAATGCAGAAAGCTATAAAGTGAAACAAAGTCAAGAAGCTATTGTCAATGAAGCATTAGAAAATCCTATTCATTGCAAAAAATTAAGAGAACTTGCAAAAGGAAAAGAAAAAGTTGTTATTATTACAAGTGATCATACAAGACCTGTTCCAAGTCATATCACCTTACCAATTCTTTTAAAGGAAATTAGAAAGGGAAATCCCAATACAGATATTACTATATTGATTGCAACAGGACTTCATAGAGCTACTACAACCGATGAAATGTTCAAAAAGTATGGAGAAGAAGTAGTCAATAATGAAAAGATGGTTATTCATGATGCTTTTATATCAGAAGATATGGTGAAATTAGGAACATTACCCTCAGGAAGTAATTGTAGCATCAATCGTCTTGCAGCAGAGGCAGATTTGCTAGTTTGTGAAGGATTTATTGAACCACATTTTTTTGCAGGATTTTCAGGGGGACGTAAGAGTATTTTGCCAGGAGTTTCTTCTAAAGAGACAGTCAATGCCAACCATTCAGCAAGAGCAATAGCACATCCACTTGCTAAAACAGGTGTTTTGAAAGGAAATCCTATTCATGAAGATATGATTTATGCTGCAAGAAAAGTAGGTGTAGATTTTATATTAAATGTCATTTTAGATGCTGATAAAAATATTATTGAAGCTGTAGCAGGAGATGTAAATGATGCTCATTTAAAGGGCTGTGAGTTTATAACTAAGTTATCAGGAGTAGATAAAGAAATTGCAGATATTGTTATTACTACAAATGGAGGATATCCCCTAGATCAAAATTTATATCAATGTCCAAAAGCTATTTCTGCTGCAGTGGCGTGTGCAAAAGAAAATGGTGTGATTATAATGGTTGCTTCTTGTGTAGATGGATTAGGGGGCGAGAACTTTGGCAAGTTAATGTTAAAGGGATCTCCAAAAGAATTGATGGAATATGTTACGAGTATACCAGATGAGGAAACGATTTCAGAGCAATGGTGTGTTCAAAAGTTTGCTGATATTTTATTAAAATATAAATTGATTTTAGTGACAGAATATCTTGATTATGATTTGATTAAAAGAATGAATATTATTCCAGCATCTACTATTGATGAAGCAATGAAAAAAGCATATGAGATTCAAGGTAAGGATGCTTCAGTAACTGTAATACCAGATGGTGTATCTGTTATTGTAAAAGAATAG
- a CDS encoding UxaA family hydrolase, translated as MNEERIKGLKNNEIDNVATIFGQVVVSSEVDVMDSKGNTIVVKVLDEVPYGHKIALKEIKIGEQITKYGEEIGVATKEIKVGEHVHIHNIDSIRGRGDWAKEGGKN; from the coding sequence ATGAATGAAGAAAGAATTAAGGGATTAAAAAATAATGAAATAGACAATGTGGCGACAATATTTGGACAAGTAGTGGTAAGTAGTGAAGTAGATGTAATGGATTCTAAGGGAAATACAATTGTTGTAAAAGTATTAGACGAAGTGCCTTATGGACATAAAATTGCTTTAAAAGAGATAAAAATAGGGGAACAAATCACAAAATATGGAGAAGAAATTGGTGTTGCAACAAAAGAAATTAAAGTAGGAGAACATGTCCATATACATAATATAGATAGCATTAGAGGAAGAGGAGATTGGGCAAAAGAAGGAGGGAAGAACTAA